The proteins below are encoded in one region of Equus caballus isolate H_3958 breed thoroughbred chromosome 16, TB-T2T, whole genome shotgun sequence:
- the ATXN7 gene encoding ataxin-7 isoform X3, whose product MEGNKKPLPNSPSSAPGLKAPLERRHSSSSKPSLTVPPTSVFSFFPSLSKSKGGSGSGSSRSSSGGVLSASSLSSKLLKSPKEKLQLRGNTRPMHPIQQSRVPHGRIMTPSVKVEKIHPKMDGTLLKSAVGPTCPATVSSSVKPGLNCPSIPKPPLPSPGQILNGKGLPAPPTLEKKSEDNSSNRKFLNKRLSEREFDPDIHCGVIDLDTKKPCTRSLTCKTHSLIQRRAVQGRRKRFDVLLAEHKNKTREKESIRHLDSQQPTQPLRDPHPTPPRTSQEPHQNSHGVIPSESKPFVASKPKPHTPSLPRPPGCPAQQGGSAPIDPPPVHESPHPPLPATEPASRLSSEEGEGDDKEESVEKLDCHYSGHHPQPASFCTFGSRQIGRGYYVFDSRWNRLRCALNLMVEKHLNAQLWKKIPPVPSTTSPVSTRVPHRTNSVPTSQCGVSYLAAATVSTSPVLLSSTYISPNSKSVPAHGTTLNAQPAASGAMDPVCSMQSRQVSSSSSSPSTPSGLSSVPSSPMSRKPQKLKSSKSLRPKESSGNSTNCHNASSSTSGGSGKKRKNSSPLLVHSSSSSSSSSSSHSMESFRKNCVAHSGPPYPSPVTASHGIGLNCVASKVNSLSVRHEQSGRGPPGGSPAESIKRMSVMVNSSDSTLSLGPFIHQSSELPVNSHSYSHSHTPLEKLIGKKRKCSPGSSSVNNNSSKPTKVAKLPAMNNVHVKHTGTSPGAQGLTNSSLLHQPKARP is encoded by the exons aaagAAGACATAGCTCATCCAGCAAGCCTTCTTTGACCGTTCCTCCCACTTcagtattttccttcttcccttctctgtccaaAAGCAAAGGAGGCAGTGGAAGTGGAAGCAGCCGTTCTTCCAGTGGAGGTGTTCTAAGCGCATCCTCATTAAGTTCCAAGTTGTTGAAATCGCCCAAAGAGAAACTGCAGCTCAGGGGGAACACCAGGCCAATGCATCCCATTCAACAAAGTAGAGTCCCCCATGGTAGAAT CATGACGCCCTCTGTCAAAGTGGAAAAGATTCATCCGAAGATGGATGGCACACTACTGAAATCTGCGGTGGGGCCAACCTGTCCTGCTACTGTGAGTTCCTCAGTCAAGCCTGGCCTTAACTGCCCCTCAATACCAAAGCCACCCTTGCCTTCACCTGGACAGATTCTGAATGGCAAAGGGCTTCCTGCACCGCCCACTCTGGAAAAGAAGTCTGAAGATAATTCCAGTAacaggaaatttttaaataagagattATCAG AAAGAGAGTTCGATCCTGACATACACTGTGGGGTCATTGATCTCGACACCAAGAAGCCCTGCACCCGGTCTTTGACATGCAAG ACACATTCCTTAATCCAGCGGAGGGCTGTCCAGGGTAGAAGAAAACGATTTGATGTGTTATTAGCCGagcacaaaaacaaaaccagggAAAAGGAATCGATTCGCCATCTGGATTCTCAGCAACCAACGCAGCCTCTCAGGGACCCGCATCCCACCCCTCCTAGAACTTCACAGGAGCCACACCAAAACTCTCATGGAGTGATTCCTTCCGAATCAAAGCCTTTCGTAGCTAGTAAACCTAAACCTCACACCCCCAGTCTTCCAAG GCCTCCAGGCTGCCCTGCTCAGCAAGGTGGGAGTGCCCCCATTGACCCTCCTCCAGTCCATGAATCTCCACACCCTCCCCTGCCTGCCACTGAGCCAGCTTCTCGGTTATCCAGTGAGGAGGGAGAAGGCGATGACAAAGAAGAGTCTGTTGAAAAACTGGACTGTCATTATTCAGGTCATCATCCTCAGCCAGCATCT TTTTGCACATTTGGGAGCCGGCAGATTGGAAGAGGCTATTACGTGTTTGACTCCAGGTGGAACCGGCTTCGCTGCGCCCTCAACCTCATGGTGGAGAAGCATCTGAACGCGCAGCTGTGGAA GAAAATCCCACCAGTGCCGAGTACCACATCACCTGTCTCCACACGTGTTCCTCACCGGACAAACTCTGTGCCGACATCACAATGTGGGGTCAGCTATCTGGCAGCAGCCACCGTGTCTACATCCCCAGTCCTGCTGTCCTCCACCTACATCTCCCCAAATAGCAAATCGGTACCAGCTCATGGAACCACATTAAATGCACAGCCTGCTGCTTCTGGGGCAATGGATCCTGTGTGCAGTATGCAATCCAGACAAGTGTCCTCTTCATCCTCATCCCCTTCCACGCCCtctggcctttcctcagtgcccTCCTCCCCCATGTCCAGGAAACCTCAGAAGTTGAAATCCAGCAAGTCTTTAAGACCCAAGGAGTCTTCTGGTAACAGCACTAACTGTCACAATGCCAGTAGCAGTACCAGCGGCGGCTCAGGAAAGAAACGCAAAAACAGTTCCCCACTGTTAGTtcactcttcctcctcctcctcctcctcctcttcttctcatTCCATGGAGTCTTTTAGGAAAAACTGTGTGGCTCACTCTGGGCCTCCCTACCCCTCACCGGTAACAGCTTCCCACGGCATCGGCCTCAACTGTGTGGCAAGTAAAGTGAACTCACTGAGTGTCCGGCACGAGCAGTCAGGGAGGGGCCCCCCCGGCGGGAGCCCTGCGGAATCCATCAAGAGAATGAGTGTGATGGTGAACAGCAGTGATTCCACGCTTTCTCTTGGCCCATTCATTCACCAGTCCAGCGAACTGCCTGTCAACTCCCACAGTtattcacactcacacactcctCTCGAGAAACTcataggcaagaaaagaaagtgCTCGCCCGGCTCAAGCAGCGtcaacaacaacagcagcaaacCCACAAAGGTTGCCAAATTGCCAGCCATGAACAACGTCCATGTGAAACACACAGGCACCAGCCCAGGGGCGCAAGGACTGACGAACAGTTCTCTCCTTCATCAG CCAAAGGCACGTCCCTGA